The following proteins come from a genomic window of Halomarina ordinaria:
- a CDS encoding extracellular solute-binding protein yields MPRDSSRESGGRRATRRRFIAAAGAAGVSAGFAGCLYGTTGSGGETVVSFGFDPSAAQAVGDEIRALFHEEGGLSNDIRITFEPGVQDSGSRRDKYMRQLTGGEADPDLILMDSGWTRTFIDRELVTNLSSFLPQDVLDTVESEYLESSLSTAMGSDGSLYGVPLFPDFGVMQYRKDLVRNAGFQPDEDDWATEPMTWERFSQIMAETLQANADEEESLRYGYVFPFDSYEGLSCCSFNEMMTSWGGAYFGGRDNLFGPIGERPITVDTEPVVNSIRMARSFIYGEDDDAALDGYPRISPENVLSWSEPNVHNAMVNGETVAQRNWPYSIATNATEENYGTDYGVMPLPYATEPSNAQAEGTGGTTSALGGWNMTVNPNTEVPDAVREVIEAATTDEVMLGLFRIWGWLPPKLELLRTQAARDIEPTGRYAETLYVAGQNSMPRPVTVLWPQESSAISSAVNGSASREQAPAGAMTDLKNELQVIEGST; encoded by the coding sequence TCGGGTTCGACCCGTCGGCCGCCCAGGCGGTCGGCGACGAGATACGGGCCCTGTTCCACGAGGAGGGGGGCCTCTCGAACGACATCCGCATCACGTTCGAACCCGGCGTCCAGGACTCGGGGAGTCGGCGCGACAAGTACATGCGACAACTCACCGGCGGCGAGGCCGACCCGGACCTCATCCTGATGGACTCCGGGTGGACGCGGACGTTCATCGACCGCGAACTGGTGACGAACCTGAGTTCCTTCCTCCCCCAGGACGTCCTCGACACCGTCGAGTCGGAGTACCTCGAATCGAGCCTCTCGACGGCCATGGGGAGCGACGGGAGCCTCTACGGCGTACCGCTGTTCCCCGACTTCGGCGTCATGCAGTACCGGAAGGACCTCGTCAGGAACGCGGGCTTCCAGCCGGACGAGGACGACTGGGCGACCGAACCGATGACCTGGGAGCGGTTCTCGCAGATCATGGCCGAGACGCTCCAGGCGAACGCGGACGAGGAGGAGTCGCTTCGCTACGGCTACGTCTTCCCGTTCGACAGCTACGAGGGGCTCTCGTGTTGCTCGTTCAACGAGATGATGACCTCCTGGGGCGGCGCGTACTTCGGGGGGCGCGACAACCTCTTCGGCCCCATCGGTGAACGGCCCATCACCGTCGACACCGAACCCGTGGTGAACTCCATCCGGATGGCCCGGTCGTTCATCTACGGCGAGGACGACGACGCGGCGCTCGACGGCTACCCCCGCATCTCGCCGGAGAACGTCCTCTCGTGGTCGGAGCCGAACGTCCACAACGCGATGGTCAACGGCGAGACCGTCGCCCAGCGCAACTGGCCGTACTCCATCGCCACGAACGCCACCGAGGAGAACTACGGCACCGACTACGGCGTGATGCCCCTGCCCTACGCCACCGAACCGTCGAACGCACAGGCCGAGGGGACGGGCGGCACCACCTCCGCGCTCGGGGGCTGGAACATGACGGTCAACCCGAACACGGAGGTGCCCGACGCGGTCCGCGAGGTCATCGAGGCGGCGACCACCGACGAGGTGATGCTCGGCCTGTTCCGCATCTGGGGGTGGCTCCCGCCGAAGCTCGAACTGCTGCGGACGCAGGCCGCCCGCGACATCGAGCCGACCGGACGCTACGCCGAGACGCTCTACGTCGCCGGCCAGAACAGCATGCCGCGGCCGGTGACGGTGCTCTGGCCACAGGAGTCGAGCGCCATCTCGAGTGCGGTCAACGGGTCGGCCTCGCGCGAACAGGCACCGGCGGGGGCGATGACGGACCTGAAGAACGAACTGCAAGTCATCGAGGGGAGTACGTAA
- a CDS encoding carbohydrate ABC transporter permease, translating to MGTETETRTQRDAGGGRSGAYTRSVRWLETLDESQFAYLLLAPVFLLLGLIAFWPLLSTFELSLHADRLTGATRVGEFVGLQNYVELFTGQKALVNPFFSLEQPLQSALVVTLVFTVVSVLFETVIGFGQALVLDQDFRGRRWVRVAIILPWAVPIVIQGMIFYLMFQPGVGFAVGPLSDLGIISSQPFNDLGSSLLLIIVADIWKTSAFMALLILAGLQSIDRSLYDVARVSGASRVQQFRYITLPLVIPTVAVAMLFRTIDAARVFGLIEASGAGCTTVPSLSCQVVTTFFTIGRYGTAAAIAFTTAGIISLLVAVNIARLARGGL from the coding sequence ATGGGAACTGAAACCGAAACACGAACGCAACGCGACGCCGGAGGCGGCCGGTCCGGGGCGTACACCCGGTCGGTGCGCTGGCTAGAGACGCTCGACGAATCGCAGTTCGCCTACCTGCTGCTGGCCCCGGTGTTCCTGTTGCTCGGGCTCATCGCGTTCTGGCCGCTGCTGAGCACGTTCGAACTGTCCCTGCACGCGGACCGGTTGACGGGGGCGACGCGCGTGGGCGAGTTCGTCGGCCTCCAGAACTACGTCGAACTGTTCACGGGCCAGAAGGCGCTCGTCAACCCCTTCTTCAGCCTCGAACAGCCCCTCCAGAGCGCGCTGGTGGTGACGCTCGTGTTCACCGTCGTCAGCGTCCTCTTCGAGACGGTCATCGGCTTCGGCCAGGCGCTGGTGCTCGACCAGGACTTCCGCGGCCGGCGCTGGGTCCGCGTCGCCATCATCCTCCCGTGGGCGGTGCCCATCGTCATCCAGGGGATGATCTTCTACCTGATGTTCCAGCCGGGCGTCGGCTTCGCCGTCGGACCCCTCTCCGACCTCGGCATCATCTCCAGTCAGCCGTTCAACGACCTCGGGAGTTCGCTCCTGCTCATCATCGTCGCCGACATCTGGAAGACGTCGGCGTTCATGGCGCTGCTCATCCTCGCGGGACTCCAGAGCATCGACCGCTCGCTGTACGACGTCGCGCGCGTCTCGGGGGCCTCCCGCGTCCAGCAGTTCCGCTACATCACGCTCCCGCTCGTCATCCCGACGGTGGCCGTCGCGATGCTGTTTCGCACTATCGACGCGGCGCGCGTCTTCGGCCTCATCGAGGCCTCCGGCGCGGGCTGTACGACCGTCCCCTCGCTCTCGTGTCAAGTGGTGACGACGTTCTTCACCATCGGCCGGTACGGGACGGCCGCCGCCATCGCCTTTACCACGGCGGGCATCATCTCGCTGCTCGTGGCCGTGAACATCGCCCGCCTCGCACGGGGGGGTCTCTGA
- a CDS encoding carbohydrate ABC transporter permease, which yields MATESESNDGPFTRWVQGAISDPERTYRAMFYVVMIFFLVTTLFPLYYLLVIALTPTSAIQDMGLLPKGFNPGAFVEIFEVVPIHFYLFNSFVLATVTTVIVIALASLAGYVFGRLEFPGRVPLMLSVLAISYFPPAAFLLPLYQLFQGDVMVFGVQVFPRVINTPPAMVLPFSALFLPLSIFILTTFYSQIPDGLEDAARVEGSTRLGALFRVIIPLSAPGVATAAVLTFISVYNEFFFSYLMVTSGKFTNWAPMVYGILNYQTQYSTLYNLMAAASIVAVIPVAILVVVAQEKIVSGLTAGALKE from the coding sequence ATGGCGACCGAGTCAGAGTCCAACGATGGACCGTTCACCCGCTGGGTCCAGGGGGCCATCAGCGACCCCGAACGGACCTACCGGGCGATGTTCTACGTCGTGATGATATTCTTCCTCGTCACGACGCTGTTCCCGCTCTACTACCTGCTGGTCATCGCGCTCACGCCGACGAGCGCCATCCAGGACATGGGTCTGCTCCCGAAGGGGTTCAACCCGGGAGCGTTCGTCGAGATATTCGAGGTGGTGCCCATCCACTTCTACCTGTTCAACAGCTTCGTGCTCGCGACCGTCACGACGGTCATCGTCATCGCGCTGGCGTCGCTCGCGGGGTACGTCTTCGGCCGACTGGAGTTCCCCGGCCGGGTGCCGCTGATGCTGTCGGTGCTCGCCATCTCCTACTTCCCGCCGGCGGCGTTCCTGCTCCCGCTGTACCAGCTGTTCCAGGGCGACGTGATGGTCTTCGGCGTGCAGGTGTTCCCCCGGGTCATCAACACGCCGCCCGCGATGGTGCTGCCGTTCAGCGCGCTGTTCCTCCCCCTCTCCATCTTCATCCTCACGACGTTCTACAGCCAGATTCCGGACGGCCTCGAGGACGCCGCCCGGGTCGAGGGGTCGACGCGGCTGGGCGCGCTGTTCCGCGTCATCATCCCGCTGTCGGCGCCGGGCGTCGCCACGGCGGCCGTCCTCACGTTCATCTCGGTGTACAACGAGTTCTTCTTCTCGTACCTGATGGTCACGAGCGGGAAGTTCACCAACTGGGCGCCGATGGTCTACGGTATCCTCAACTACCAGACGCAGTACTCGACGCTGTACAACCTGATGGCGGCGGCCTCCATCGTGGCCGTCATCCCCGTCGCCATCCTCGTCGTCGTCGCACAGGAGAAGATCGTCAGCGGCCTCACGGCAGGGGCACTCAAGGAGTGA
- a CDS encoding ABC transporter ATP-binding protein: MATVTLDGVWKRYQDVIAVEDMNLDIRDGEFLTLVGPSGCGKSTTMEMIAGLTQPSEGEVYIGEREVTNLPPKDRGVAMVFQNIALFPHMDVYENISFGLRLRDYDKEEIDRRVERAVDIVQLEGMLDRQPDELSGGQRQRVAIARAIVRNPDAFLMDEPLANLDAKLRVHMRTELQRLHRELGATTIYVTHDQAEAMTMSDRIAIIDGGNLQQLAPPLTCYNEPANLFVAGFIGSPSMNFVEGVYEDGQFASSALSVGIDTPVDADEGTAVTLGVRPEDVYTVEQADGVTNRTDPVGARTDVLEPMGNEIFVTLILDDEEEDEGTELLMSVSPDSNLAEGDEVEVVLDRTKVHLFDTESGEALVHGVAGQPEMTADGGER; the protein is encoded by the coding sequence ATGGCAACAGTTACACTCGACGGAGTTTGGAAGCGCTACCAGGACGTCATCGCGGTCGAGGACATGAACCTCGACATCAGGGACGGGGAGTTCCTCACGCTCGTCGGCCCCTCCGGTTGTGGGAAGTCCACGACCATGGAGATGATCGCCGGCCTCACCCAGCCCAGCGAGGGGGAGGTGTACATCGGTGAACGGGAGGTGACGAACCTCCCGCCGAAGGACCGCGGGGTGGCGATGGTGTTCCAGAACATCGCGCTGTTCCCGCACATGGACGTCTACGAGAACATCAGTTTCGGCCTCCGCCTGCGCGACTACGACAAGGAGGAGATAGACCGGCGCGTCGAGCGCGCCGTCGACATCGTCCAGCTGGAGGGGATGCTCGACCGTCAGCCGGACGAACTCTCGGGCGGCCAGCGCCAGCGCGTCGCCATCGCCCGCGCTATCGTCCGCAACCCCGACGCGTTCCTCATGGACGAGCCGCTGGCGAACCTCGACGCGAAACTGCGCGTCCACATGCGCACGGAACTCCAGCGCCTGCACCGCGAACTGGGGGCGACGACCATCTACGTCACCCACGACCAGGCGGAGGCGATGACGATGTCCGACCGCATCGCCATCATCGACGGGGGGAACCTCCAGCAACTCGCCCCGCCGCTGACCTGCTACAACGAACCGGCGAACCTGTTCGTCGCGGGCTTCATCGGCTCGCCGAGCATGAACTTCGTCGAGGGGGTGTACGAGGACGGCCAGTTCGCCTCCTCGGCGCTCTCGGTCGGCATCGACACGCCCGTCGACGCCGACGAGGGGACGGCCGTCACCCTCGGCGTCCGCCCCGAGGACGTCTACACGGTCGAACAGGCCGACGGGGTCACGAACCGGACGGACCCGGTCGGCGCGCGCACGGACGTCCTCGAACCGATGGGTAACGAGATATTCGTCACCCTCATCCTCGACGACGAGGAGGAGGACGAGGGGACGGAACTGCTGATGAGCGTCTCGCCCGACAGCAACCTCGCGGAGGGCGACGAGGTCGAGGTGGTCCTCGACCGGACGAAGGTCCACCTCTTCGACACCGAGAGCGGCGAGGCGCTGGTCCACGGCGTCGCCGGCCAGCCCGAGATGACCGCCGACGGGGGTGAGCGCTGA
- a CDS encoding Gfo/Idh/MocA family protein, whose translation MAPRIGIIGLGNIGHIHAEHLESLAAEGVVEVAGGMDIASEACEHFENRFGVRAYEHPEVLYEDVDGVIIATPNRFHEEYAVSAFDAGLDVLLEKPIGHTLESAERIVAAAETAEGNAMVGFLNRFNDAVKVFKDYQREGRFGEVTHVEANYVRRRGVPGRGSWFTNREISGGGALVDIGVHAIDLALHLLSYPPVEEVNGVTRSTFGGRDDYTYLEMWGEDTEGTFDVDDSASAFIRCADDRTVSLEVAWASNRPPTTEFVVHGTEAGATLDLDGNLTIYETSSEGAPHFTDATVTTRNRPPMRSELRAFVDTVARDEPPRLNTLEQGLVVQRILDGIYRSSETGRAVSVQGNALSVSD comes from the coding sequence ATGGCACCACGAATTGGCATCATCGGTCTAGGAAACATCGGCCACATCCACGCCGAGCACCTGGAGTCGCTCGCCGCGGAGGGGGTCGTCGAGGTCGCGGGCGGAATGGACATCGCCTCGGAGGCGTGCGAGCACTTCGAGAACCGCTTCGGCGTGCGCGCCTACGAGCACCCCGAGGTGCTGTACGAGGACGTCGACGGCGTCATCATCGCCACGCCGAACCGCTTCCACGAGGAGTACGCTGTCTCGGCGTTCGACGCCGGTCTCGACGTCCTGCTGGAGAAACCCATCGGACACACGCTGGAGAGCGCAGAGCGCATCGTCGCGGCCGCGGAGACCGCCGAGGGGAACGCGATGGTGGGCTTCCTCAACCGGTTCAACGACGCCGTCAAGGTGTTCAAGGACTACCAGCGCGAGGGGCGCTTCGGCGAGGTCACCCACGTCGAGGCGAACTACGTCCGCCGGCGGGGCGTCCCCGGCCGCGGGTCGTGGTTCACCAACCGCGAGATATCCGGCGGCGGGGCGCTCGTCGACATCGGCGTCCACGCCATCGACCTCGCGCTCCACCTCCTCTCGTACCCGCCGGTCGAGGAGGTCAACGGCGTGACCCGCTCGACGTTCGGCGGGCGCGACGACTACACCTACCTCGAGATGTGGGGCGAGGACACCGAGGGCACCTTCGACGTCGACGACTCCGCGAGCGCGTTCATCCGCTGCGCGGACGACCGGACGGTCTCGCTGGAGGTGGCGTGGGCGAGCAACCGACCGCCGACGACGGAGTTCGTCGTCCACGGCACCGAGGCCGGCGCGACGCTCGACCTCGACGGCAACCTCACCATCTACGAGACGAGTTCCGAGGGCGCCCCCCACTTCACCGACGCGACGGTGACGACGCGCAACCGACCGCCGATGCGCTCGGAACTGCGCGCGTTCGTCGACACGGTGGCACGCGACGAACCCCCCCGGCTGAACACGCTCGAACAGGGCCTCGTGGTCCAGCGCATCCTCGACGGCATCTACCGCTCCTCCGAGACCGGCCGTGCCGTCTCCGTCCAGGGGAACGCCCTCTCCGTCTCCGACTGA
- a CDS encoding sugar phosphate isomerase/epimerase family protein — protein sequence MHIGVLTVPLGDESLDDALAYLASIGVSAVELGCGGFPGDDHLNRQEFLDDDDARAALRETLADHDLSVSALATHNNPLHPDDERAERADTELREAVCLADALDVDVVTCFSGLPAGGPNDEVPNWVTAPWPAEHADAHDYQWDLATDYWADLAEHAEAHGVDLAIEMHPNMLVYEPTGLLRLREAAGERVGANFDPSHLYWQGIDVLAAVRLLGERDAIHHVHAKDTRVYDSVSREKGVLDTTPYDEEVDRSWLFRTVGYGHGEAHWKDLVSTLRMVGYDGALSIEHEDSLTSSREGLEKAVELLDRAVFETQPGEAYWAE from the coding sequence ATGCACATCGGCGTACTCACAGTCCCACTCGGCGACGAATCGCTCGACGACGCACTCGCGTACCTCGCCTCCATCGGCGTGAGCGCGGTCGAACTCGGCTGCGGGGGGTTCCCCGGCGATGACCACCTCAATCGGCAGGAGTTCCTCGACGACGACGACGCGCGCGCCGCCCTCCGCGAGACGCTCGCGGACCACGACCTGTCGGTGAGCGCGCTCGCGACGCACAACAACCCGCTGCACCCCGACGACGAGCGCGCGGAGCGCGCCGACACGGAACTGCGCGAGGCCGTCTGCCTCGCCGACGCCCTGGACGTCGACGTCGTCACCTGCTTCTCGGGGCTACCGGCCGGCGGCCCGAACGACGAGGTGCCGAACTGGGTGACCGCGCCGTGGCCAGCCGAACACGCCGACGCCCACGACTACCAGTGGGACCTCGCGACCGACTACTGGGCGGACCTGGCGGAGCACGCCGAGGCGCACGGCGTCGACCTCGCCATCGAGATGCACCCGAACATGCTGGTGTACGAGCCGACCGGCCTGCTCCGCCTCCGGGAGGCCGCCGGCGAGCGCGTCGGCGCGAACTTCGACCCCTCGCACCTCTACTGGCAGGGCATCGACGTCCTCGCCGCCGTCCGCCTGCTCGGCGAGCGCGACGCCATCCACCACGTCCACGCGAAGGACACCCGTGTCTACGACAGCGTCTCCCGCGAGAAGGGCGTCCTCGACACCACGCCGTACGACGAGGAGGTCGACCGCTCGTGGCTCTTCCGGACGGTCGGCTACGGCCACGGCGAGGCCCACTGGAAGGACCTCGTCTCCACGCTCCGGATGGTCGGCTACGACGGCGCGCTCTCCATCGAACACGAGGACTCGCTGACCTCCTCGCGCGAGGGACTGGAGAAGGCCGTCGAGTTGCTCGACCGGGCCGTCTTCGAGACCCAGCCCGGCGAGGCCTACTGGGCGGAGTAG
- a CDS encoding Gfo/Idh/MocA family protein, which yields MTLHVGMLGYRFMGKAHANALARLPMFFPDAPETERSVLVGRDEAALAEAADRLGFAATETDWEAAIEEVDVLYNLGPNHLHPEPSIRALESDVHVLCEKPLAPGLEAAERMAEAARASDAVAGCAFNYRYVPALRYARRLVEAGDLGEIRHVRGRYLQDWLVDPEAPWSWRLDADLAGSGALGDLGAHTLDLARFLVGDRVGEATSVDGSLQTFVEERPVEGEDDTRPVTVDDAYGARVTYESGAMGTFEATRMATGHKNDHTVELEGTKGALRFSLERLNELEVLREGDRGFETVLVTDADDPYVDHWWPPGHVLGWEHTFVHENYEFLRAAAGERDEFHASFEDGLEAQRLLDAVERSDARGERVSVER from the coding sequence ATGACGCTCCACGTCGGGATGCTGGGGTATCGCTTCATGGGGAAGGCACACGCCAACGCGCTCGCGCGCCTGCCGATGTTCTTCCCGGACGCGCCGGAGACCGAGCGGAGCGTCCTCGTCGGTCGCGACGAGGCGGCGCTCGCGGAGGCGGCCGACCGCCTCGGGTTCGCGGCGACGGAGACGGACTGGGAGGCCGCCATCGAGGAGGTGGACGTCCTCTACAACCTCGGGCCGAACCACCTCCACCCCGAGCCGTCGATTCGGGCGCTGGAGTCGGACGTCCACGTGCTCTGTGAGAAACCGCTCGCGCCGGGGCTGGAGGCGGCCGAGCGGATGGCCGAGGCGGCCCGCGCGAGCGACGCCGTCGCCGGCTGTGCGTTCAACTACCGCTACGTCCCGGCGCTACGCTACGCGCGCCGCCTCGTCGAGGCGGGCGACCTCGGGGAGATACGCCACGTCCGCGGGCGCTACCTGCAGGACTGGCTCGTCGACCCGGAGGCACCGTGGTCGTGGCGACTCGACGCCGACCTGGCCGGCAGCGGCGCGCTCGGCGACCTCGGTGCCCACACCCTCGACCTCGCGCGCTTCCTCGTCGGCGACCGGGTCGGCGAGGCGACGTCGGTCGACGGCAGCCTGCAGACGTTCGTCGAGGAGCGACCCGTCGAGGGCGAGGACGACACCCGGCCGGTCACCGTCGACGACGCCTACGGCGCGCGGGTGACCTACGAGTCGGGGGCGATGGGCACCTTCGAGGCGACGCGGATGGCGACCGGCCACAAGAACGACCACACCGTCGAACTGGAGGGGACGAAGGGTGCCCTCCGGTTCTCGCTCGAACGCCTGAACGAACTGGAGGTGTTGCGCGAGGGCGACCGCGGCTTCGAGACGGTGCTCGTCACCGACGCCGACGACCCCTACGTCGACCACTGGTGGCCGCCCGGCCACGTCCTCGGCTGGGAACACACGTTCGTCCACGAGAACTACGAGTTCCTCCGGGCGGCGGCCGGCGAGCGCGACGAGTTCCACGCGAGCTTCGAGGACGGTCTCGAGGCCCAGCGGCTCCTCGACGCGGTGGAACGAAGCGACGCGCGCGGCGAGCGCGTCTCGGTCGAGCGATGA
- a CDS encoding M24 family metallopeptidase, which translates to MSDTTPDPTEFDWRTRRERLDAYLDANDLEAVWFARPNGFAWLTGGDNVVDRAGDAGVAAAGYDGEALTVVTDDIEAPRLRTEELPDCTVVTFDWYRADLPSVVSEVSPTPAAADVDVPGLATLDASALRQPLTDGDAARYRALCRAVAETVESVCRACERDDTERAVAARLRGDLAARGVDSPVALVGGGERARRYRHYTPTTAPLGDYALVSVTAERGGLFASCTRTVAFDPPTWLAERHRAAARVEATALAATRRVGREGGTAGEVFAAVQDAYDAAGFDGEWAYHHQGGAAGFAGREWIATPDHPAPVRLPMGYAWNPTVRGAKSEETVLVTEDGVETLTRTDADDWPTLEVTATDGSGVTVTRPALYEP; encoded by the coding sequence ATGAGCGACACGACCCCGGACCCCACCGAGTTCGACTGGCGAACCCGCCGGGAGCGACTCGACGCGTACCTCGACGCGAACGACCTCGAAGCGGTCTGGTTCGCCCGTCCGAACGGCTTCGCGTGGCTCACCGGCGGCGACAACGTCGTCGACCGGGCGGGCGACGCGGGCGTGGCGGCGGCGGGTTACGACGGCGAGGCGCTGACGGTGGTCACCGACGACATCGAGGCGCCCCGCCTCCGGACCGAGGAACTGCCCGACTGCACCGTCGTCACGTTCGACTGGTACCGCGCCGACCTGCCGAGCGTCGTGAGCGAGGTGAGTCCGACCCCGGCGGCCGCGGACGTCGACGTCCCCGGGCTGGCGACGCTCGACGCGAGCGCCCTCCGACAGCCCCTCACCGACGGCGACGCGGCGCGCTACCGGGCGCTCTGTCGGGCCGTCGCCGAGACGGTCGAGTCCGTCTGTCGGGCGTGCGAACGCGACGACACGGAGCGGGCGGTCGCGGCCCGCCTCCGGGGGGACCTGGCCGCGCGCGGCGTCGACTCGCCGGTGGCGCTCGTCGGCGGCGGCGAGCGCGCGCGGCGCTACCGTCACTACACGCCGACGACGGCGCCGCTGGGCGACTACGCCCTCGTCTCGGTCACCGCCGAGCGCGGCGGCCTGTTCGCCAGTTGCACGCGGACGGTGGCGTTCGACCCGCCGACGTGGCTGGCGGAGCGCCACCGGGCGGCCGCGCGCGTCGAGGCGACGGCGCTCGCGGCGACGCGGCGCGTGGGGCGCGAGGGCGGGACGGCGGGGGAGGTGTTCGCGGCCGTCCAGGACGCCTACGACGCCGCCGGCTTCGACGGCGAGTGGGCGTACCACCACCAGGGTGGCGCCGCCGGCTTCGCCGGCCGGGAGTGGATAGCCACCCCCGACCACCCCGCCCCCGTCCGCCTCCCGATGGGCTACGCGTGGAACCCGACGGTCCGGGGCGCCAAGAGCGAGGAGACGGTGCTCGTCACCGAGGACGGTGTCGAGACGCTGACGCGCACGGACGCGGACGACTGGCCGACCCTCGAGGTGACGGCGACGGACGGGTCGGGCGTCACCGTCACGCGCCCCGCGCTCTACGAGCCGTAG
- a CDS encoding carbohydrate kinase family protein has protein sequence MSPPPVLVAGETLVDFLPERVGSPATVETYRRRAGGASANVAVALARLDRAPWFWTRLATDPLGGFLADTLDAAGVPDRFVEHDPDAKTTLALVTHDEAAVPTFSFYRDRGADTRFEVGTVPDEALDAVEWVVFGGVVLSTDAGRHAARDLVQRARERDCTVVFDPNARPELWSEGAFERALAAVLPLVDVVKASPDDLRVAGFEASDPEALARAVCERGPHTVLLTLGGEGSLAVTTDDAPWAATRVDHGGYPVDVVDTTGAGDAFLAGAVAALVDGHDLPEVLAFANAVAARTTTEQGAMAALPDREAVEAFRADYGS, from the coding sequence ATGTCACCCCCACCCGTGCTCGTCGCCGGTGAGACGCTCGTCGACTTCCTGCCCGAGCGGGTCGGTTCGCCGGCGACCGTCGAGACCTACCGACGCAGGGCCGGCGGCGCGTCCGCGAACGTCGCCGTCGCGCTCGCGCGCCTCGACCGGGCGCCGTGGTTCTGGACGCGCCTCGCGACCGACCCCCTCGGCGGGTTCCTCGCCGACACGCTCGACGCGGCGGGCGTCCCCGACCGCTTCGTCGAGCACGACCCGGACGCGAAGACGACGCTCGCGCTCGTCACCCACGACGAGGCGGCCGTCCCGACGTTCTCGTTCTACCGCGACCGGGGTGCCGACACCCGCTTCGAGGTGGGGACGGTCCCCGACGAGGCGCTCGACGCCGTCGAGTGGGTCGTCTTCGGCGGGGTCGTCCTCTCGACGGACGCCGGCCGGCACGCGGCGCGCGACCTCGTCCAGCGCGCCCGCGAGCGCGACTGCACCGTCGTGTTCGACCCGAACGCCCGACCCGAACTCTGGTCCGAGGGGGCCTTCGAGCGTGCGCTGGCGGCGGTGCTCCCGCTGGTCGACGTCGTGAAGGCCAGCCCGGACGACCTCCGGGTGGCGGGGTTCGAGGCGAGCGACCCCGAGGCGCTCGCGCGCGCCGTCTGTGAGCGCGGCCCCCACACCGTCCTGCTCACGCTCGGGGGCGAGGGGTCGCTCGCGGTGACGACCGACGACGCGCCGTGGGCCGCGACGCGCGTCGACCACGGCGGCTACCCCGTCGACGTCGTCGACACGACTGGGGCCGGCGACGCCTTCCTCGCGGGCGCGGTCGCCGCGCTGGTCGACGGCCACGACCTCCCCGAGGTACTGGCGTTCGCCAACGCCGTCGCCGCGCGGACGACGACCGAGCAGGGGGCGATGGCCGCCCTCCCCGACCGCGAGGCGGTCGAGGCGTTCCGGGCCGACTACGGCTCGTAG
- a CDS encoding peroxiredoxin family protein: protein MTLEGEQAPEFTLESTAGGEVSLSETLESGPTIVLVNRGHWCSFCAEQLQTFSEVSYDLWFNDGVDVLPVVTSPLPRLTEMRDRFDLDVQLLADPDGEVAEAYSGTEETSHGLTGIAGTYVIDEDGVIRYEQVADHPADRTYGNWVRYFVRNDFEDPFSG from the coding sequence ATGACGCTCGAAGGAGAGCAGGCACCGGAGTTCACACTCGAGAGCACCGCCGGCGGCGAGGTCTCGCTGTCGGAGACCCTGGAGTCGGGTCCCACCATCGTCCTCGTCAACCGTGGCCACTGGTGCAGTTTCTGCGCCGAACAGCTCCAGACGTTCAGCGAGGTGTCCTACGACCTCTGGTTCAACGACGGGGTCGACGTCCTCCCGGTCGTGACGAGCCCGCTCCCGAGGCTCACCGAGATGCGCGACCGCTTCGACCTCGACGTCCAGTTGCTCGCCGACCCCGACGGGGAGGTGGCGGAGGCCTACAGCGGCACCGAGGAGACGAGCCACGGCCTCACCGGCATCGCCGGCACCTACGTTATCGACGAGGACGGCGTGATTCGCTACGAACAGGTCGCCGACCACCCCGCCGACCGCACCTACGGCAACTGGGTGCGCTACTTCGTCCGCAACGACTTCGAGGACCCGTTCAGCGGCTAG